One Anaerolineae bacterium genomic window carries:
- a CDS encoding NADH-quinone oxidoreductase subunit H produces MSVIHSLVALLFFPAGLFLLLLGLAYEWMDRKLIAQLQNRIGPRWFQPVADVVKLLAKEEVVPEGVNPRLFVGLPVVALAGALTAALYVPLLGLAPSHSFPGDLIVTLYLLSLLTLCMGLAGANTVNRFSLVGATRTLTQLFSYEAPFLLALLGPALAAGSWQIREIAAYAGERWLLLTQPVGFVVALIGLVGKLELPPFDAPEAETEIVAGALTEYSGRGLALFRLGKGVELVIGLTLIAAFYLGGVNNPLAFFAKTLALLLGLASVQALFARLRIDQTVGLWWRYGALLVLVQFLVTIAWKGVLS; encoded by the coding sequence ATGAGCGTGATCCATAGCCTCGTGGCATTGTTGTTCTTTCCAGCTGGCCTGTTTCTGCTCCTGCTAGGGCTGGCCTACGAATGGATGGATCGCAAGCTGATCGCCCAGCTACAGAATCGGATCGGCCCGCGCTGGTTCCAGCCGGTCGCCGATGTCGTGAAGCTATTGGCCAAGGAAGAGGTAGTGCCGGAGGGTGTGAACCCGCGCCTCTTCGTCGGGTTGCCGGTGGTCGCCCTGGCTGGGGCGCTCACAGCGGCGCTCTATGTGCCATTGCTCGGGCTAGCCCCTTCGCATAGCTTTCCAGGGGATCTGATCGTGACGCTCTATCTGCTCAGCCTGTTGACCCTGTGTATGGGGCTGGCCGGGGCGAATACGGTGAACCGCTTCTCCCTGGTGGGTGCCACGCGCACGCTGACGCAACTCTTCTCGTACGAAGCGCCGTTCTTGCTCGCCTTGCTGGGCCCGGCTCTGGCTGCCGGTAGCTGGCAGATCCGCGAGATCGCCGCGTATGCCGGTGAGCGTTGGCTCCTGCTCACTCAGCCGGTTGGCTTCGTGGTAGCGCTTATTGGATTGGTAGGCAAGCTGGAGCTGCCACCCTTTGACGCGCCGGAGGCGGAGACCGAAATCGTGGCGGGCGCGCTCACCGAGTACAGCGGGCGAGGGCTGGCCCTCTTTCGGCTTGGCAAGGGGGTAGAATTAGTGATCGGGTTGACGTTGATCGCCGCGTTTTACCTGGGCGGGGTCAACAACCCGTTGGCGTTCTTTGCGAAGACGCTGGCGTTGCTACTGGGATTGGCTAGCGTGCAAGCGCTCTTCGCCCGGCTGCGCATTGATCAGACGGTAGGCCTATGGTGGCGTTACGGCGCGCTGTTGGTGCTCGTGCAGTTCCTTGTCACCATTGCCTGGAAGGGGGTGTTGTCATGA